The genomic region GCGGTGGGACGGTCGAAGACGACCACATCGAACTGCAGGGCAACCACTCGGGCCGCATCGAGGATTTCCTCCGCGACCGCGGATTCAACGTCGCCTGAATCCACGCGTCACCGTGTCTTTTCGTATTTGTTGCGAGCGATAGCGCCAGCCGTGTGAGTCGGCCCGTGGACTCTCGTCGTCGAGTCCTCGGCTCGGCCGAGCACAGGGCGTCGCCCCGGCTCAGAAGGGTGCGTCGGTCGCGTTCTCGTCGGTCGCACCGTCGTCCGAACTGCCGTTTCCTTCGTCGAACTCCCACTCCCACGCTTCCAGGCCACCGGCCATGCTCTCGACGGTCCCGTCGAAGCCTTCGTAGGAGCCGATGAGGCGGGCAGCCTGCACGCTGGCTTGCCCGTGCGGGCAGACCGTGACCACGTGGTCACAGCCCTCGAAGCGCTCTACGTCCTTCGCGAGCCGCTGGAAGGGGAGGTTCGTCGAGCCGGGGATGTGTGCCCGCTGGTAGTTCAGTTCGTTGCGGATGTCGACTACACAGACGTCACTGTCCGTATCGAGGAGTTCCTTGACCTCGTCGGGCTGGATCTCGCCGTCCATCGTTGGCGGTAGTTGACCAGCACGCCGGTTAAGCGTGCTGGACACGGAACCGTCGTGAGACGGCCGGCTCCAGGGGTTCAAATACGAAGCCGCGGCCAGCATCGTCGATGCTGTGAGTCTCGCCCGCTGTCGAACGAGGCTGGTGTCCGGTGCACCGGCAGTGGGTTCCGGCGCGGTGCACCGGCTGTTCGCTACCCGATGCCAGCGACTGCTGTGCTAACTGTACGAGCCGAACAGCGGGAACGAGGAGTCGATGTTCCCTGTCGTGATGAGGCTGCTGTCGCCGCGGCCCTTGCCGGCGTTGTTCTGGTCGTCGAACACCTGGTCGTCGTTGAGCCGGAGGTCCGAGCCGAGGTCGGCCGCGAGCGCGTCGAGGTTCGACCGGGCGGAACTCGACGCGAGCGCGCTACCCAGCAATACGACAGCGCCGCCGTTCGAGACGAACGTCGAGAGTGCGTCGACCTCGCCGGTGGTGAACGCCTGCGGCGGGTTCGTGATGAGGATCGCGCGAGCCGTCGAGAGCGCGTTGTCGCCCACCCCGTCGAGCGTGTTCACCTGCTCGAACGCGATGTCCTGGCCTTCGAGATACCGCTGGTAGTGGACCGCGTCCTCGTTCGAGAGCGCGTGCTCGGCGTTGAACTGGCCGTGGCCACCGTCGATGAGGAGCTGGCCGGACGTCGAGGAAAGGTAGTCGACGAGGTTGGTGAGGAACACCTCGTGCTGGCCGGTCTGCTGGTCCTCGTAGGCTTCGTTGATGGAGAGTCCGCCGACCATGGCAACACTCGCAGACTCGTCCACGCCGACGAGCGGAATCTGGTCGTAGCTGACGCCACCGGAGAGCTGCTGGTACGCCGTCGACTCAGCGAACACCGGCACGCGGCCCGGGTCGATGGCACCGGTGTCGGTTCGTACCGACGAGACCTTCGGGAAGAACAGCTCGGAGACGGGGTCGTCGTCGACCTCGCTCGTGTTCGCGGGGTCGCTCTGGGCCCAGACCCCCGCTCCGGCGGCCTGTGCGTCGTGCTCGGCCTGCCAGAAGTCGTCGTGTTTCGTCAGGCTGGAGCCGTACACCCGGGCGTACCCCTGTTCGATGAGGTCGCGGTTGTACAGCGTGTACGTCCCGTCGCCGTCGGGGTCGTACCGGATGTACGCCAGCAGGCGGCCGTAGGGGTCGACCTCGTCCTCCGCCTCGTCGACGGCGATCTGGACGGCCGTGCCGTCGGGGAAGACGTCCTGAGCGTAGTCCTTGGCGTTCTCGCCCCACGTGGTGAGGTGCTTGTCGTCCTCGATACCCTCCCACTCGGGGACGGACTCGTACTTGCCGTTGCGTTTCGTCTCGGGTGTGTCGACCCCCAGGACGCGGATCTCGTACTCGGTCCCGTCGCTGTCGAGCGTGACGTCGACGGTGTCGCCGTCGGTCACGTCGGTGACGGTGGCGTCGTACCACGTCCCCGGTTCGAGCTGGCTGTCGGCAGCCATCGCCGGGTCGGCGGCCGCGAGGCCGAGTGCGCTGATACCGCTCGCTGCGAGCCCTCGAAGTACGTCTCGTCGGTGCATCCAGCTATCGCTGCTCACGGACCATCATTAAAATTTACTACTGGTAATCAGTATCAGTAAATAGTTCTCCAGCGCTACAGCAGGCCGTCTTCCTTGGCCAGCAGCAGCCCTTCGATGGTCGCGTCGTTGGTCGGCTGTTCGCGGGCGCGGTCGATGGCGTCCTCGATGGGGACCGTGTGGATGGTGAGGAACTCGTTGCTATCGAGGTCACGCTCGCAGGGCGCCAGCCCTTCGGCGAAGACGATACCACGGCGGTGGCGAAGCACGCCGGTCGAACACCAGTACTCCTGCAGGAGCGAGACGCCAGCCGGGTCGTAGCCGGTCTCCTCGCGGAGTTCGCGTGCCCCGGCGGTCGTGAACGACTCGCCGGACTCGACGATTCCCGCGGGGAGTTCCAGGTGGGTCTCACGGATGGTCGGGCGGTACTGTTCGACGAAGAGGATATCCTCGCCGGTGGTCGCGACGATCACGACCGCTGCGGGTAACTCGGCCCAGTAGTAGTCCTTCTCGCTGCCGTCGGGCTGTTCGACGCGGTCGTACCCACCGGTGTACCAGCCGGTCTCGTACTCGGCGACCGACTCCAGGACGGGCCATTCGTCGTGCTCAGTCATCAGGTGACTGTGTGATGCCCAGGCGGTAAATCGTACCGTTTCGCTGGACGTAGACGGTGTCACCTTCCACTGCTTCGGCGTTCCACGTCCGGAGTGCGGAGAACTCGTCGAACGGCGAGTTGCTGAACGCCTCCTTCACCCCGAACGGTCCCTTGTAGTACGCACTCGACCGACCGTCGTCGAGTGCACCGAAGACGTACTCGTACCGTCGTTCGGACAGATTCGACGCCTCGACTGCGGCGTGGTCGGTGTCGACCTCG from Haloarchaeobius sp. HME9146 harbors:
- a CDS encoding thermonuclease family protein; the protein is MHRRDVLRGLAASGISALGLAAADPAMAADSQLEPGTWYDATVTDVTDGDTVDVTLDSDGTEYEIRVLGVDTPETKRNGKYESVPEWEGIEDDKHLTTWGENAKDYAQDVFPDGTAVQIAVDEAEDEVDPYGRLLAYIRYDPDGDGTYTLYNRDLIEQGYARVYGSSLTKHDDFWQAEHDAQAAGAGVWAQSDPANTSEVDDDPVSELFFPKVSSVRTDTGAIDPGRVPVFAESTAYQQLSGGVSYDQIPLVGVDESASVAMVGGLSINEAYEDQQTGQHEVFLTNLVDYLSSTSGQLLIDGGHGQFNAEHALSNEDAVHYQRYLEGQDIAFEQVNTLDGVGDNALSTARAILITNPPQAFTTGEVDALSTFVSNGGAVVLLGSALASSSARSNLDALAADLGSDLRLNDDQVFDDQNNAGKGRGDSSLITTGNIDSSFPLFGSYS
- a CDS encoding rhodanese-like domain-containing protein, which translates into the protein MDGEIQPDEVKELLDTDSDVCVVDIRNELNYQRAHIPGSTNLPFQRLAKDVERFEGCDHVVTVCPHGQASVQAARLIGSYEGFDGTVESMAGGLEAWEWEFDEGNGSSDDGATDENATDAPF
- a CDS encoding NUDIX hydrolase, translating into MTEHDEWPVLESVAEYETGWYTGGYDRVEQPDGSEKDYYWAELPAAVVIVATTGEDILFVEQYRPTIRETHLELPAGIVESGESFTTAGARELREETGYDPAGVSLLQEYWCSTGVLRHRRGIVFAEGLAPCERDLDSNEFLTIHTVPIEDAIDRAREQPTNDATIEGLLLAKEDGLL